The DNA window AATAAAGCCACCTGCGGAGTCAAAAATTCGACCCAAACGGCGGGGATAAACCCAATTAGCAAGCAGCCAAATGAAAACTACACCTATTTCACTTGATACAATATCTGAGGGGCCCACAATGATAATCTTCCCGCTTTCTAGTTCAAGTTGGTAATCCTGACCGGCTTCTTTGAAGGTTTTTTGGACTTTTTCTAAGTCTTTGACTGTCATCATATTGATTATTACCTGGCAGAAAATGAGTTGCCGCAGCTACAGCTTTGGGCTGCATTGGGATTGTGATATCGGAAACCTCCGCCCATCAAGTCTTCTGAATAGTCTAAGGTGAGCTCGTTGAGATATTTTAAGTGCTGGGGGGCGATCGCAATTTGAACTCCCTCAGACTCGCATACAGCGTCTTCTGGGGCGGGCGCACCGTCAAAAGCCATTGTATAAGACAAACCGGAACAGCCGCTCGATTCCACGCCCAGACGAAACAAAGCATTGGGATTGGGATACTTGGACTTGAGGCGCTTTACTTCTGTCGCTGCTGTTTTACTCAGATGAATCATTATCGGTAATTGGCGAATTGGGAATGGCGAATTGGGAATGGCGAATTGGGAATGGCGAATTGGGAATTGGCAAGGGGTAATTATGATATTTTTTGATTTTTAGTCGTTAGCTATAAAGTAAAAAATACCAATTACTAATTGCCAATTTCCAACTACCAATTACGAATTATTTAGCCTTTTCTGTCCGAGCATAATCATCTTGGAAGCGCACAATATCATCTTCTCCAAGATATTCGCCATTCTGCACTTCAATTAAAACCAGCGGGATAACTCCGGGATTTTCCAGGCGGTGATTAATGCACTGAGGAACATAGGTAGATTGATTTGTAAACAAAACTTGTTCAGTTTCACCGCAAGTAACTTTAGCAGTACCAGAAACTACGATCCAGTGTTCGCTGCGGTGGTGGTGCATTTGGAGGCTGAGGCGATGTCCGGGATTAACTTCGATCCGCTTAATTTTATATCCTGGGCCTTCTTCAAGAGTTGTAAACGAGCCCCAAGGGCGCATTTCTGTGGCGGTAATTCCGTTGATGCTAATAGGTGTATGTAGAGTAGATATTTGAGAAATTTCTTGAGTCTGAACCATGTTTTTACTCCTTCTGGATTACTGGTTTAAGTTTCTAGTAAACAATGTTGGTTTTTGCGGGTAGCGCTTACCTGCACGGATGGGTTAGCAAATTGTACATTTTTACTGAGAAATCTGCTTTGCCCGATCGACTTGCCTTAACAACCATAGCAAAATAACTCTAGCTGTTGTCACCTGGTATGGTTGTGATCTCGAATCTACATCAAATCTTCATCTACGGGGGCTGGTTCTTTATTTAACGGGACATCTTGTACGATTTACGGTTGTTTTGGAATGATTTAACCACAGAGGGCGCAGAGGGCGCAGAGGAGAGAGATGAATAATTGCGATACCAGGGGATTTGAGATGAATCCTAATCCAGCTTTTGAGGCTGCTGTTTACGGTTGTTTTGGAATGATTTAACCACAGAGGGCGCAGAGGGCGCAGAGGAGAGAGATGAATAATTGCGATACCAGGGGATTTGAGATGAATCCTAATCCAGCTTTTGAGGCTGCTGTTTACGGTTGTTTTGGAATGATTTAACCACAGAGGGCGCAGAGGGCGCAGAGGAGAGAGATGAATAATTGCGATACCAGGGGATTTGAGATGAATCCTAATCCAGCTTTTGAGGCTGCTGTTTACGGTTGTTTTGGAATGATTTAACCACAGAGGGCGCAGAGGGCGCAGAGGAGAGATGAATAATTGCGATACCAGGGGATTTGAGATGAATCCTAATCCAGCTTTTGAGGCTGCTGTTGCAAAACTGCTAGCATCTCTTGATAGAAAGGCAGCCCTTGACTCTGACTATCGCTGGCGGTGGCTACGATTTGCAGGGTTTCGATCAGGGAGTACCGCGCCGCATCTACAATCAAATCTAATAACGGATGAATCCCGGAATTGTCTTGTTGGGCTTGGGCGATCGCCTCAATGTAGGCAGCACGCACCTGGTTTGATACAATCACGATGGGATATCCAGCCCGCAACAGCAGGAGATTCATCAATAACCGCCCGGTACGCCCGTTACCATCCCGAAACGGATGAATCGATACAAAGGATGTGCTTCGGCTGCAAACTCTAGTGGATGCAACGATTTGATTTGATCACTGTTAAGCCATTGGATAAATTCCGGCATTAAATCCGAAAGCAAATAATGAGGCGGATAGAGGTATTCGGTACCAGCGGCTTTGACATCTAACTGCCGGTAACGTCTAGCTTCATCCGGCGCAATCGCCCTTATAATTAAGCTGTGAATTTGTTTAATTTCCCATTCACCGATCGCAGTATCTGATCGCGTTAGCATTTCAATATAGTCGATCGCATCTCGATGTCCAATAACCTCTAGATGTTCGCGCAGAGTTTTGCCGCCGACAGTGATGCCAGTTTTTAGGACTAACTCTGTTTCGCGCTGCGTCAAGGTATTGCCCTCGATCGCGTTAGAATGATAAGTGAACCGCACATCGTAGAGTTTTTTCAATTCTGCAACCAGAGTCGGAGAAAGCGGGCGAAATCCATCTAACCAGACTTTGAGGCGATCGACTTTTTGCAACTTTTCATAAATGTTCATCGTGGATGAGAAGGCAAAATACTGGTGGAGAATATCACCCAGACGCCGAGGATAAAGTCGGACTAACAATCCGATAAACTCATTTCTCAAAAACAGGCAAGAATCCTGTTCCACAAAGACTAAATTTTCTTGTGGGGTAAGCATCTTCTGAACCCTTAAAAAGCCGATCGACAATGTATCCGAATTGCCCATCTCTCTTCTCTTCCTCTGCGCTCTCTGCGGCCTCTGCGGTAAAAAAAACCAAATATCAATCAATCATCTAATTACCAACAAAATGTATCCGAATTGCCCATCTC is part of the Microcoleus sp. bin38.metabat.b11b12b14.051 genome and encodes:
- a CDS encoding iron-sulfur cluster assembly accessory protein; the protein is MIHLSKTAATEVKRLKSKYPNPNALFRLGVESSGCSGLSYTMAFDGAPAPEDAVCESEGVQIAIAPQHLKYLNELTLDYSEDLMGGGFRYHNPNAAQSCSCGNSFSAR
- a CDS encoding phosphomannose isomerase type II C-terminal cupin domain encodes the protein MVQTQEISQISTLHTPISINGITATEMRPWGSFTTLEEGPGYKIKRIEVNPGHRLSLQMHHHRSEHWIVVSGTAKVTCGETEQVLFTNQSTYVPQCINHRLENPGVIPLVLIEVQNGEYLGEDDIVRFQDDYARTEKAK
- a CDS encoding Fic family protein, coding for MVASTRVCSRSTSFVSIHPFRDGNGRTGRLLMNLLLLRAGYPIVIVSNQVRAAYIEAIAQAQQDNSGIHPLLDLIVDAARYSLIETLQIVATASDSQSQGLPFYQEMLAVLQQQPQKLD
- a CDS encoding Fic family protein, with translation MLTPQENLVFVEQDSCLFLRNEFIGLLVRLYPRRLGDILHQYFAFSSTMNIYEKLQKVDRLKVWLDGFRPLSPTLVAELKKLYDVRFTYHSNAIEGNTLTQRETELVLKTGITVGGKTLREHLEVIGHRDAIDYIEMLTRSDTAIGEWEIKQIHSLIIRAIAPDEARRYRQLDVKAAGTEYLYPPHYLLSDLMPEFIQWLNSDQIKSLHPLEFAAEAHPLYRFIRFGMVTGVPGGY